AGGCTTTTGTCGTTCCGCTCGGACCTCGGAGTCTCCTCCTCGATCTGGAACCAGCTCCCGGGCGCTCCGGCGCTTTCCCGGTCCGGACTTTCACCGGCGGACTGACGCAGTTTGTCAGGACGCACCATATCAGAATTATATACATTTATATTGAAATATCAAATTATGCCTATGATATTTCAATGCACAAAGAATAATATTTAATGTTCGTGAAAAACCGTCTAAGGACTGTGGCGTATGCTTTTATCACCCCGATCTTCTTCATCGTAGAAGGTCTGAGGATTTCTCTGCCAATAATCCTGGCTTCAGGCGGGCTTTTCCTGATCCTGTTTCTGTTGAAGATAGCGGCAAAGTTTCTAGATGTGTGTTTTCTTGCCCGCAAATACCTTCCCGGCAGTGAAATGTAACAGAAGCAATCCGGTCAAAAGTATTATTGACAAGCCTGCATTCATGATTTATTATTAGCATACGCTAATAACATTCGAGGTTTAATCATGTCCCGTCCGGTAAAATGCAGGAAAGTGGAAGAGAATCCAACTGCGATTTATTTCAAACCTCGCGGGATTCCGCTGCAGGATCTGCAGGAAGTGGTATTGACCATCGATGAATTCGAAGCAGTCAGACTGATCGACTTCTGCGGAATGCACCATAATGACGCTGCGGAAAAGATGGGTGTTTCCAGGCAGACGGCAGGAAATATAATTAATTCGGCACATTCAAAGATTGCGGATGTACTGGTGAATGCCAAAGCCCTCAAGATAGAGGGGGGGGCTGTTCAAATCACTAAACCGGAGTAATTTTAAGGAGTGTAAGATGAATCTCAATAAGTACAAATCACCGCATTTTCTGAAAATCAGTATCCCGATCCTGATCATCATCCTGATGCTGGCCTATCAGGGCGGCTGTTTCGTTTTCGGCAAGATCAATCCCGGCCGCATGGAAGAATCTGTTCAGCCTGAGGGTAACTTTACACTGGCTTCTGCCACAAGAATCATGATCGAGCGACATTATGAAGAGCCTGGGATTATCACAACCCGGGTCAAAGCCGAACTCTCACCACAGGTGATGGGAACGATCCGGGAACTTCTTGTTAAACCAGGTGATACGGTAGAAGCCGGCCAGGAACTTGTCAGGATTTCATCCGAACAGATGACTGCCAAGTTGGAAGATATCAAAAAAGCCAGGCAGCAGGCTGAGTCTATGAAAATCCAGGCTGACCAGCAGCTGATCTCTGCCCGCGCCGCCCTGACCCAGGCTGACGCCAACTTCAAGCGGATCAAGGAATTATATGCCCAGAACGCCACTGCCAAGGCGCAGCTTGAGGACGCTGAAACCCGCTTCAAGCAGGCTCAGGCCATGGCAAGTTCAGCTGAGGAAGGTGTACGCATCGCTCAGTCCGGGATCGAGCGGGCCGACAAGTCGGTGCAGGAAACGGGGATCACTTTATCGTACAACACACTCACAGCGCCATTTTCCGGTGTAATTACGCGGAAATATTCGGAGCCCGGAGATCTGGCAGTGCCTGGAAAACCTGTGCTTTCCCTAAACGATACCGGCACTTTGTTGCTGGAAGCTGATGTCAGGGAGTCATTAAAAGATTCCGTATCACTTGGACAGAAACTCTATGTAGAGATTGGAGCAAATTCATATCCCGGCTTAGTCAGTGAAATCGTACCCCAGGTCGATCCTGGTACCAGGACCTTCACGGTCCGCGTCAGCCTGGAACCGATTAAAGGGCTTTTCATCGGCATGTATGGCAAAGTTCTGATCCCGGCTGGACAGATAGAAATAGTCACTGCGCCTGAAGCTTCGGTTAAAAGTTTCGGTCAGCTCGACTCAGTCCTGGTTCATGCAGGCGGCAGTTTCATCAGAAAGTATGTCAAAACCGGTGAATACAGGGAAAACGGCAGGGTGGAAATCCTCTCAGGCTTGTCAGGGGACGAAGAACTTGCCGTTGAGGAGAGCAGGCAATGAATGAGCAAGGCTTAATCACCAGAATCGTTTTCCAGTTTCTCCGTAAAAACATCTCTGTAATCTTTATTGCTGTTTCACTGCTGGCCGGATTTTTCTCAATCCTGTCCACTCCCAGAGAGGAAGATCCTCAGATTGTTGTGCCTTTCGCTGATGTCTTCGTGCAATACCCTGGAGCCTCTGCAGAAGAAGTCGAGAAACTGGTAGGCAATAAGCTGGAAAAGCTGCTCTGGCAGATTGATGGTGTGGAAAATGTATATTCAGTGTCATACAGGGATATGGCGGTTGTAACAGTCCGTTTTTATGTGGGAGAAGACAGGGAGCGGTCGCTGATCAAGCTTTACAACCGGATTCAATCCCATATCGATGAGGTCACACCAGGTATCACAGGCTGGGTAATCAAACCCATCGAGATCGATGACGTGCCGATCATCAATTTTACCCTCTTTTCCAAAAACTATTCTGACTTTGAGCTCAGACGGGCGGCTGAGACCGTTTCAAAGGAGCTTTCTGGAGTTCCTGACACTTCCAGAGTGGAAGTATATGGAGGCAGGAAGCGGGAAATCAGGGTGGAGCTGGATTTCGAAGCCATGGCAGCTAAAAGCATCACGCCGCTCCAGGTCTATCAAGCTCTGCATGCAGCTGACTCTTCGATTACCGCAGGGTCATTTACCAGCAGTAATAAATCCTGTTCCGTGAAGGCAGGACCCTTCTTTGCCGGCGTCTCGGAACTCAGAGACTTTGTGATCGGAGTTTATCAGCAGAAATCTGTGCGGCTTTCCGAGGTAGCTGAAATTCTGGACGGTCCGGAAGAGGTATCTTCGTATACGCGCATCGGATTCGGGCAGGCCGCTTACCTGTTGCATAACAATCTGGCCTTGAAAGGACAGAGCTATCCTGCAGTGACTGTGGCTGTTTCCAAAAAGAAAGGAACAAACGCAGTCGCAGTAGCGCGTAATGTGGAACATAAAATGGAGGAACTGCAGCAGAAGCTGCCATCCGACATGAAATTCCTGGTTACCAGGAATTACGGTGAAACAGCCAACAACAAAGTTAATGAGTTGTTCTCAGGTCTGTTTTTTTCCATGATCGGAGTGGTGGCAGTGATTTTCATCAGCATGGGCTGGCGGGAAGCTATCATCGTAGCTCTGTCGGTTCCCATCACATTCTCGCTTTCACTGTTTGTGAACTTTCTCTTCGGCTATACCATCAACCGGGTCACGCTCTTTGCCCTGATCCTCTCACTGGGCCTTGTGGTAGACGATCCGATCACGAATGTGGACAATATCCAGCGCCATATCGCAATGCGCAAGAAAGACCCCCAAGACGCCACTCTGGATGCAGTCCGGGAAGTGCTGCCGCCTGTGCTGATCGCCACTCTGGCTGTGATGTTTTCATTCCTCCCTTTATTCTTCATCACCGGAATGATGGGGCCAT
The nucleotide sequence above comes from Candidatus Wallbacteria bacterium. Encoded proteins:
- a CDS encoding efflux RND transporter periplasmic adaptor subunit encodes the protein MNLNKYKSPHFLKISIPILIIILMLAYQGGCFVFGKINPGRMEESVQPEGNFTLASATRIMIERHYEEPGIITTRVKAELSPQVMGTIRELLVKPGDTVEAGQELVRISSEQMTAKLEDIKKARQQAESMKIQADQQLISARAALTQADANFKRIKELYAQNATAKAQLEDAETRFKQAQAMASSAEEGVRIAQSGIERADKSVQETGITLSYNTLTAPFSGVITRKYSEPGDLAVPGKPVLSLNDTGTLLLEADVRESLKDSVSLGQKLYVEIGANSYPGLVSEIVPQVDPGTRTFTVRVSLEPIKGLFIGMYGKVLIPAGQIEIVTAPEASVKSFGQLDSVLVHAGGSFIRKYVKTGEYRENGRVEILSGLSGDEELAVEESRQ
- a CDS encoding DUF134 domain-containing protein — translated: MSRPVKCRKVEENPTAIYFKPRGIPLQDLQEVVLTIDEFEAVRLIDFCGMHHNDAAEKMGVSRQTAGNIINSAHSKIADVLVNAKALKIEGGAVQITKPE